Within the Bradyrhizobium cosmicum genome, the region TGGCAAGACCAATTCGGGTGTACTGGAAGAAGAAATAGAGGCCGAGCAGCAGCAGCACCGTGACGCCGATCATGCCGGCCTGGTGGGTCGAGATCAGCTGGCTGCCCAGGAACGGCGCGGAGCCGAACGGGGTCGGATACTGCTTGATGGTGAAGTCCCAGATCAGGCCGGCCGACGAGTTGATGATCGCAAACAGCGCGATGAAGCCGGCGACGTTTGTCAGCACCGGCGCCTTCGTCAGCGGCTTGAACAGGATGCGCTCGATCGCGATGCCGGCGACAAAGGAGAAGGCCAGCGTCACCAGGAAGGCGACCCAGTAGGACAAGCCCCACTGCATCAACTGCCAGGAGATGAAGGTCGAGAACATCGCCATCTCGCCCTGCGCGAAGTTGAGATGGTCGATGGCCTGGTAGATCATGACCACGGCGAGCGCCATGCAGGCGTAGATCGCTCCCGTGGCGATGCCGGCCAGCACTTGGTTGGTAAACAGTTCCATCGTGCCGGCTCCTCAGTAACCCAGATAGGATTTGCGGATTTCTTCGTTGTTCGCGATGTCCTTGGCATTGCCCGACATCACGATGCGTCCGGTCTCGATCACATAGGCCTGGTCGGCGAGTTCGAGCGCGAGCTGGGCGTTCTGCTCGACCACCAGGATCGACACCTTGTCCTCGCGATTGATCTTGCCGAGGATACCGAACAGGTCGCGCACGACCAGCGGCGCGAGGCCGAAGGACGGTTCGTCCAGCAGCATCAGCCGCGGCCGCAGCATCAGCGCGCGGGCGACAGCGAGCATCTGCTGCTCGCCGCCCGAGAGGGTGCCGGCCTGCTGGGTGTGGCGCTGCTTGAGCACCGGGAAGTGCGCATACATCCGCTCGATGTCGGAGACGATGCCGGCGCTGTCCTTGCGCGTGATGGCCCCGAGCTGCAGGTTCTCTTCCACCGTCATGGTGGTGAAGGTGCCGCGGCCCTGCGGCACATGGGCGATGCCGAACCGCACGATGCTTTCTGTGGAGCGGTTGTTTAGCGGCTTGCCGTCGAACTCGATCCCGCCGGTGGAGCGCACCATGTTGCAGATCGCGCGCAGCGTGGTGGTCTTGCCGGCGCCGTTGGCGCCGAGCAGTGTCGTCAGCGATCCCTCGTTGAGCGAGAAGGACAGGCCGTGGAGCGCCTGGACCTGGCCGTAATAGGCGCGCAGGTCCTTGACGTTGAGCAGCGTCGTCATTGGTCCTTGCTCCCGAGATAGGCCTTGATGACGTCGGGGTCCACCTGCACCTGGGCCGGCGTGCCTTCCGCGAGCTTCTTGCCGAAGTTCAGCGCCACGACGTGATCGGCGATCGACATCACGAGGCCCATGTGGTGCTCGACCAGCAGGACGGTCATGTGTCGTTCGTCGCGGATGCGCCGGATGAGGTCGCCAAGCACGTAGACTTCCTCGTGGTTGAGGCCGCCGGCGGGCTCGTCGAGCAGCAGGATCTTCGGATCGGCCGCGAGCGCACGCGCCAGCTCGACGCGTTTCTGCGTGCCGAACGGCAGGCCGGACACGACGGTGTGGGCGACGTCCTCGAGCTTGAGATAGGCGAGGATCTCGTTGACCTTCTTGTTGACGTCGGCCTCGCTGCGCCGGACCCAGGCCAGTCTCAGCGAATCGCTGATGATGTCGCTGGAGGTCTTCGAATGAGCACCGACGCGGACGTTGTCCATCACCGTGAGGTTCGGAAACAGCGCCACGTTCTGGAAGGTGCGGCCGATGCCGATTTCGGCGATCCGGTGCGGCGGTCGCGACAGGATGCTCACGCCATCCATCAGGATGTCGCCGGACGACGGCTGGTATAGCCGCGAGAGACAGTTGAAGAGTGTGGTCTTGCCGGCGCCGTTGGGGCCGATCAATCCGAGGATCTGGCCCTTGTGCATGTCGAAGGACACGCCGTTGAGCGCGACGATGCCGCCGAACACGACGCTGACGTCGCGAACCGCGAGCAGGGGCGATGTCCCCCGCGCGAGCTGTGCCTGCGTCATGTCGTCTCGCCCACTATGTACAGTGGGCGAAGGGGCGATGCGAACCGCTCCCGGCTATGACAAAGGCTATCTGAACCCCTCGGCCACTCGAGCAACTTTCCCTCCTGATTTCAGCTTTTTGCTGACTTCTTTTTTGGATTGCGGCATCAGTCCACCGAGTGCCGCTTCGATGTTCCTTACCATCGCAAGCAGACGCGGTCCAATGTCGTTGATCAAACGCTCTTCCGTGAAGCGGAATGCGGGCGCGCCGCAATTGAATGCGTAAGGTCCGGTTCCATCGTTGAGCCTGAGCGCGACGCCGGCGGCACCGATGTCGTCATGCCAGTCGCCGACGGAAATCGCGAAGCCGTGTTTCGCGACGGTTTCGCCGGAGCGCTCAAGCCCGTCGCGCATCTTGGGCCAGCGGCTGCCGTAATGTTCGCGCAGGATGCGGGACACTTCGGCGCGGCCGTCTTCGTCGAGTGCCCAGAAATAGGCGCGGCCCATCGCGCTGGTTGCAATCGGCACGCGAGAGCCGACGTCCAGTTGAACGCCGACGGTCTCGCTGCCGCGGCTTTGCCCGAAATAGATCATGCTGTGACGGTCGCGGCCGCCGATTGCGACGGCGCCTCCCGTCGCGCGCATCATTTCCTCGCGGAACGGTTCGGACAAATGCCGAACACCGAGATTGGCCAACGCCGCGTAACCAAGCGCCATCGCAGCCGGCGCGAGCTGATATTTCTCGAAACGGGGAACCGGCGTCAGGTAGCCGAGCTTCGTCAACGTGTAGGTCAGCCGCGACACTGTCGGTTTCGGCAGATTCGTGCGGGCCGCGATTTCCTGGTTGCCGAGAAGGCCGTCGCTGGGGTGGAATGCGCGCAATACATCAAGTCCGCGGGAAAGCGCGACGACGAAATTCCGGTCGGTCGCTGTCTTCTTTCCTGTACGCTTCATCCCTGATCTGCTTCTTGCGCGGAGTCGTTGACAACGTCCGTGCTTCAAAATAACCCTGCCGTCAAGATGCGGAATTAAATTCCGCACCGCGAAATCGAACAAAAGTACATCCCCACCAAGGAGGGACACCGTGAGCGAAGTGGTCAAGCTTGAGCGTCATGACGAAGTCGGGATCGTCACGGTCAACAGTCCTCCGGTCAATGCGCTGAGTGCCGCAGTCCGCGGTGGAATCCTGGAATGCATCAAGGCCGCAATCGCCGATCCCGCGATCAAGGGCATCGTTCTCACCTGCGCCGGCCGCACCTTCATCGCCGGCGCCGACATCACCGAATTCGGCAAGCCGCCGAAGCCACCCGGCCTCAACGAAGTGCTGGCGGAGATGGAGAACTCGCCGAAGCCGATCGTGGCCGCAATTCACGGCACCGCGCTCGGCGGCGGCCTCGAGGTCGCGCTGGCCTGTCACTTCCGCGTGGCTGTCAAAGAGGCAAAGCTCGGCCTGCCCGAGGTGAAGCTCGGCCTGCTGCCGGGCGCCGGCGGCACCCAGCGCCTGCCGCGCGCGGTCGGCCCCGAGCTTGCCGTCAAGATGATCGTCGGCGGTGACCCCATTGGCGCTGCGGAAGCGCTGAAGAACGGCCTGATCGAGGAGATCGTCGAAGGCCCGGCTTCCGGTGGTGAGGCTTTCGTCCGCAAGCTGCTCGCCGAGAAGCGCCCGCTGCGCCGCCTGCGCGACGACGATTCCAAGTTGGCGGCGGCGAAGGCCGATCGTTCGATCTTCACCAATGCGGTCGCTTCGATGACCAAGAAGTCGCGCGGCCTGGAAGCGCCGTTCGCGGCGGCCGACGCCGTCGGCTATGCCATCGACCTGCCGTTCGACGAAGGCCTGAAGAAGGAGCGCGAGGGCTTCCTGAAGCTCGTCGCCAGCGACCAGTCCAAGGCCCAGCGCTACGCCTTCTTTGCCGAGCGCGAGGCCGCCAAGATTGCAGGCGTCCCTGAAGGCACCAAGTCGCGTCCCGTTAACCGTGTTGCCATTCTCGGCGCCGGCACCATGGGCGGCGGCATCGCGATGTCCTTTGCCAATGCCGGCATTCCCGTCACCCTGATCGAGACCGGCGAGGAGCAGCTCAAGCGCGGCCTCGGCATCATGCAGAAGAACTGGGAAGCGACCGCCGCGCGCGGCGGCATCCCGGCCGACGCGCCGGCCAAGCGCATGGCGCTGATCACCGGCGTCGTCGGCATCGAGAATGTCGGCGATGCCGACCTCGTCATCGAAGCCGTGTTCGAGACCATGGCGGTCAAGAAGGAAGTGTTCGGCAAGCTCGACCAGTACGTCAAGCCGGGCGCGGTGCTCGCCTCCAACACCTCGTACCTCAACATCGACGAGATCGCGAAGTCGACCAAGCGTCCGCAGGACGTGCTCGGCATGCATTTCTTCTCGCCGGCCAACGTCATGAAGCTGTGCGAGATCGTGCGTGCCGACAAGACCGCGCCGGACGCGCTGGTGACGGCGGTCTCGATCGCGCGCAAGATCGCGAAGGTGCCGGCCGTGGTCGGCGTCTGCGACGGCTTCGTCGGCAACCGCATGCTGGCGCAGCGTGGCAAGCAGTCCGAGAAGCTGCTGTTCGAAGGCGCGCTGCCGCAGCAGGTCGACGCGGTCGTGACCAAGTTCGGCATGCCGATGGGACCGTTCGCGATGGGCGATCTCGCCGGTCTCGACATCGGCTGGCGCTCGCGCAAGGACCGCGGCATCAAGTCCGAGATCGCGGACGCGCTGTGCGAGGCCGGCCGCTTCGGCCAGAAGACCGGCAAGGGCTATTACAAGTACGAACCCGGCTCCCGCTCGGCGCTGCCGGATCCCGAGGTCGAGAAGCTGATCGACGAGACGCTGCTCCGCCTCGGCCGCAAGAAGCGCGTCGTCAGCGACGAGGAGATCCTCGAGCGCATGATGTATCCGATGATCAACGAGGGCGCGAAGATCCTCGAAGAAGGCATCGCGGCGCGTCCCTCCGACATCGACGTGGTCTGGCTCTATGGCTACGGCTGGCCGATCTATCGCGGCGGCCCGATGTTCTGGGCCGACACCGTCGGCCTCAAGCACATCGCCGATCGCCTGGCCTTCTACGCCAAGGAAACCAACGATCCGAGCCTCGAGCCCGCGCCGCTGCTGAAGAAGCTCGCGGCCGAAGGCAAGACCTTCGCCTCGCTGGCGGCGGGCTCGAAGGCGGCGTGATGGGATTGGGTGCTGTGGCTGCCGATCTTTCGTCCGAGGTAGGGCTCTTTCCGTTCCCTCCCCCCTTGCGGGGGAGGGTCAGGGAGGGGGGTAGCCCCGGGCGAGACCGGAGTGCGTGGCACCCCTCTCCCCAACCCTTCCCCGCAAGGGGGGAGGGAGCCCATCCGCCGGTGCCCGCCTCACACGACCCGGCTGCTATCGCTCTGCAGAGTATCGATCGTTAATGACCCATCCCGGCGAACAGTTTTATCCCGAAGGCGTGCATTGGGACGACACCATCGTCCAGGGTACGCTGCCTGACCTGTTGTCGAGCGCCGCCGCGAGCTACGGCCAGCGCACCGCGCTGGAATTCCGGGAGCGTCCGATCACCTATGCCGGGCTCGCCTCGATGGCCGAGCGCGCGGCCGCCGCCTTTCTCCGCGCCGGCTGCGGCAAGGACAGCTCCGTCGCGCTGTTCCTCGGCAACACGCCCGATCATCCCGTCAATTTCTTCGGCGCGCTGAAGGCAGGCGCCCGCGTCGCGCATCTCTCCCCGCTCGACGGCGAGATCGCGCTGACCCACAAGGTTTCGGACTCAGGTTCGCGTCTGCTGGTCACGTCCAATCTCGCCGCGCTGCTGCCGACCGCGCTGAAGTTCCTGGAGAAGGGCCTGATCGACCGCCTGGTCGTCTGCGAGGACGACAATTGGGGCAAGGTCGGCACGCCGCAGGCCGCGATTCCCAGCGATCCCCGCATCGTCACCTTCAAGGCCTTCGTCGAGGGCGCGGTCGCGCCGGCGCGATGGCCTGTTGTCACGGCCGATGACGTCGCGCTGCTGCAATATACCGGCGGCACCACCGGCCTGCCCAAGGGCGCGATGCTCACCCACGGCAACCTCACTTCGGCGGTGTCGATCTACGACGTCTGGGGCAAGCCGACGCGCGCGGCGCGTGGCGACGTCGTCGAGCGCGTGATCTGCGTGCTGCCGCTGTTCCACATCTACGCGCTCACCGTCGTGCTGCTGTCCTCGCTCAGCCGCGGCAATCTGATCTCGCTGCACCAGCGCTTCGACGTCGAAGCCGTGATGCGCGACATCGAAGTGAAACGGGCGACCTATTTCCCGGGCGTGCCGACGATGTGGATCGCGATCGCGGCGCTGCCTGATCTGGACAAGCGCGACTTCTCCTCGCTCGCCAGCGTCGGCTCCGGCGGCGCGCCGCTGCCGGTCGAGATCGCAAGCCTGTTCGAACGCAAGGTCGGCAAGAAGCTGAAGAGCGGCTGGGGCATGACCGAGACGTGCTCGCCCGGCACCGGCCATCCGCCCACAGGCCCGGACAAGCCGGGCTCGATCGGCCTGATGCTGCCCGGCATCGAGCTCGACGTGGTCTCGCTGGACGACCCGACCAGGGTGCTGCCGCCGGGCGAAGTCGGCGAGATCCGCATCAAGGGGCCGAACGTCACCAAAGGCTACTGGAACAAGCCGAAGGAATCCGCGGAGTCCTTCGCCGACGGCCGCTTCCTCACCGGCGACATCGGCTATGTCGACACCGACGGCTATTTCTTCCTGGTCGACCGCAAGAAGGACATGATCATCTCCGGCGGCTTCAACGTCTATCCGCAGATGATCGAGCAGGCGATCTACACCATATCGGGCGTGCACGAGGTGATCGTGCTCGGCATCCCCGACCAGTATCGCGGCGAAGCCGCCAAGGCCTTCATCAAGCTCAAGCCGGACGCAAAGCCGTTCTCGCTCGACGATCTGCGCGCGCAGCTCGCCGGCAAGGTCGGCAAGCACGAATTGCCGGCCGAGGTCGAATTCGTCGACGAACTGCCGCGCACGCCGGTCGGAAAGCTGTCGCGCCACGAATTGCGCCAGCGGCAGAAACCGGCACAATCCACTCCATAAACAAGAGAGCTCACAGGAGGATCCGATGGATCTCGCATTCACGAAAGAAGAACAGGCGTTTCGCGAGGAAGTGCGTTCGTTCTTCCGCGACAACGTGCCGCCGGACACGCGGCGCAAGCTGGTCGAGGGCCGTCACCTCTCGAAGGACGAGATGGTGACGTGGTGGCGCATCCTCAACAAGAAGGGCTGGGGCGTCACGCATTGGCCGAAGGAATTTGGCGGCACCGGCTGGAGCGCCGTGCAGCACTACATCTTCAACGAGGAACTGCAGGCCTATCCGGCGCCGCAGCCGCTCGCCTTTGGCGTCAGCATGGTCGGCCCGGTCATCTACACCTTCGGCAACGAGGCGCAGAAGAAACAGTACCTGCCGCGCATCGCCAATGTCGACGACTGGTGGTGCCAGGGCTTCTCCGAGCCCGGCTCCGGCTCCGACCTCGCCTCGCTCAAGACCAAGGCCGAGCGCAAGGGCGACAAGTGGATCATCAACGGCCAGAAGACCTGGACCACGCTGGCCCAGCACGCCGACATGATCTTTTGCCTCTGCCGCACCGACACCAATGCCAAGAAGCAGATGGGCATCTCCTTCATCGTGTTCCCGATGAAGTCGAAGGGCGTCACGGTGCGCCCGATCCAGACCATCGACGGCGGCCATGAGGTCAACGAGGTCTTCTTCGACGACGTCGAGGTGCCCTACGAGAACCTGATCGGCGAGGAGAACAAGGGCTGGGATTACGCAAAATTCCTGCTCGGCAACGAGCGCACCGGCATTGCCCGGGTCGGCGTCTCCAAGGAGCGGCTGCGCCGCATCCGCGATCTCGCCGGCAAGGTCGAATCCGGCGGCAAGCCGATCATCCAGGACGCCGCCTTCCGCGAGAAGCTGGCCGCCTGCGAGATCGAGCTGAAGGCGCTCGAGCTCACCCAGCTGCGCGTCGTCGCCGACGAAGGCAAGCACGGCAAGGGCAAGCCTAATCCGGCCTCCTCGGTGCTGAAGATCAAGGGCTCCGAGATCCAGCAGACCACCACCGAGCTCCTGATGGAAGTGATCGGCCCGTTCGCCGCGCCCTACGACGTGCACGGCGACGACGGCTCCAACGAAGCCATGGACTGGACCGCCCAGATCGCGCCGAGCTACTTCAACAACCGCAAGGTCTCGATCTACGGCGGCTCCAACGAGATCCAGCGCAACATCATCGCCAAGGCGGTGCTGGGGCTGTGATGTCGCGCTATCACCACGCACTCGCCGTCATGGCCGGGCTAAAGCGCGAAGCGCGTCTTCGCAAAAATGACCCGGCCATCCACGCCTAGCGGCACGAAAGAACGTGGATGCCCGGCACAAGGCCGGGCATGACGAAATAGATACCCGGAGAGCAAAGAACATGGATTTTGATTTGACCGAGGAGCAGCGGCTTCTCAAGGACAGCATCGACGGACTCTTGACCGACTCCTACGATTTCGAGAGCCGCAAGAAGTACATGAAGGAGAAGGGCGGCTGGAGCAAAGCCGTCTGGGGCAAGCTCGCCGAGCAGGGCCTGCTCGGACTTCCCTTCACGGAGGCCGATGGCGGCTTCGGCGGCGGCGGCGTCGAGACCATGATCGTGATGGAAGCGCTCGGCAAGGCGCTGGTGCTCGAGCCGTATCTCGCGACGGTGGTGATCGGCGGCGGCTTCCTGCGCCACGCCGGCACCGACGCGCAGAAGGCCGCGCATGTGCCCGGGATCATCGACGGCAGCAAGACGCTCGCTTTCGCCCAGCTCGAGAAGAACTCGCGCTATGATCTGTTCGACGTCACCACGACCGCGAAGAAGAAGGGCGACGGCTGGGTCATCGACGGCGAAAAATTCGTCGTGCTCAACGGCGAGAACGCCGACACGCTTGTCGTCACCGCGCGCACCAAGGGCAGCCGCCGCGACACCAGCGGCATCGGCGTGTTCCTGGTGCCGGCGAACGCGAAGGGCGTGACCAGGAAGTCGTACCCGACCCAGGACGGCCTGCACGCCGCCGACATCACCTTCACCGGTGTCGAAGTCGGCAGCGATGCCGCGCTCGGCAATCCCGAGGACGGCCTCGCGCTGATCGAGCGCGTGGTGGACGAGGCCCGCATCGCGCTCTGCGCCGAGGCGGTCGGGCTGATGGACGAATCGCTCAAGACCACGGTCGAGTACATCAAGACGCGCAAGCAGTTCGGCGTCGCTATCGGCTCGTTCCAGAGCCTGCAGCATCGCGCCTCCGACATGTTCGTCGCCGCCGAGCAGGCGCGCTCGATGTCGATGTTCGCGACCATGGCCGGTGATTTCGAGGACGCCAAGGAGCGTTCCAACGCGATCGCCGCGGCCAAGGTGCAGATCGGCAAGTCGCTGAAGTTCGTGGGACAGCAGGCGATCCAGCTCCACGGCGGCATCGGCATGACCATGGAGGCGAAGATCGGCCACTACTTCAAGCGCCTCACCATGATCGAGAACTCGTTCGGCGATACCGACTATCACCAGCGCCGCGTCGCGGATGCGGGTGGGTTGATCTAGCCGCCACCATCGTCATCCCGGGGCATTGCGAGATGTATCCGGGATCTCGCCCTACCGTCATTGCGAGCGAAGCGAAGCAATCCAGTCTGTTTCCACAACAACATTTCTGGATTGCTTCGTCGCTTCGCTCCTCGCAATGACGGAGCAAGCGGAATCAGCGGAGCCCAAACGACAGTGAAAAACACCCCGTTCGATCTCACCGGCAAGGTCGCCATCGTCACCGGCTCCAGCCGCGGCATCGGTCGCTCCTCCGCCGAACTGCTCGCAAAGCTCGGCGCCAAGGTCGTGGTGTCATCGCGCAAGGCCGACGCCTGCAAGGAAGTCGCCGACGGCATCAACGCTTCCGGCGGCGACGCCACCGTCATCCCCTGCAACATCGCGCGCAAGGCCGAGGTCGAGGCGCTGGTCGCGGGCACGATCAAGCACTACGGCAAGATCGACATCCTGGTCTGCAATGCCGCGGTCAATCCCTATTACGGCCCGCTGCTCGACATCACGGATGAAGCCTTCGACAAGATCATGGGCAGCAACGTCAAGAGCAACATCTGGCTCTCGGCGCTGACGATCCCGCAAATGGCCGAGCGCGGCAACGGCTCCGTCGTCATCATCTCGTCGATCGGCGGCCTGCGCGGCTCCACCGTGATCGGCGCCTACGGCATCTCCAAGGCCGCCGACTTCGCGCTGTGCCGCTCGCTCGCTGGCGAGTGGGGCCCGAAAGGCGTCCGCGTCAACTGCATCGCTCCCGGCCTCGTCAAGACCGATTTCGCCCGCGCCCTCTGGGAAGACGAAGCCAACCTCAAGCGCCGCACCGCCACCACGCCGCTCCGCCGCATCGGCGAGCCCGACGAAATCGCAGGTGCCGTGGCCTATCTCGCCTCGGACGCGTCGAGCTTCATGACGGGCCAGACCATCGTCATCGACGGCGGCGTGACGACGGCGGCGGTGTAACCGCTACCACTTGCAATTGCACCGCGACGCGGCTTCACTTACCCTCCCCTGGAGGGGTCCGAGACGAGCGTAGCTCGCTCGTGGGTCGCTCACGCGGTAGCGTGAGCGGGGTGGGGTGAAGCCAGGCAAATGGTCTCAACATCAATCCGCCGCGCCGCCGCGAAGAGGCTGAGGGCGAACACGACGCCGCATGAGCGGGTGTTGTGGCGCGCGTTGAAAGAGCTTCCGATCGAAGGCTCCCACTTCCGTCGACAAGCTCCCATCGGCCCTTACGTCGTCGACTTCTTCTGCCCGGCCAAGAGTCTCATTGTTGAACTTGATGGTGGCCACCACAACGAAGACGAGACAGCAAAGCGAGACGGTGCGCGGCAGAGCTGGCTCGAGAACGAAGGCTATCGCGTCATCCGCTTCTGGAACTCGGAGATCACGGCCGATCTGACGGCCGTGCTCGAGCGAATCTATGTAGAGCTCTATGGATCGCGCGAGGCAGAAGCTACACCGTTGAAACACCGTCGCACCTAGACGGGACGCGCCTTGTTTACCCTCCCCTGGAGGGGGAGGGTCGATCGCGCGTAGCGCGAGCGGGGTGGGGTGAAGCCGCAAAGGCGGTATCACCGGATCGAAGAAACGCTGCAGACAATAAGGAGCAACACATTCGCGGATAGTCTGTCACCCCACCCCGGTTCGCATTCCGCTTCGCTGCATGCGACCCGACCCTCCCCCTCCAGGGGAGGGTAAGCGAGAGCCCTACCTTGACCTTCCGCCTCCAATCCGCTCCCTTTGGCCCGACAAATGATCCCCCCGGGGAAACGCCGAGCCAAACGCCAGGGTAGCTACCATGTCTTTCGTCCTCGCCATCGACCAGGGCACCACCTCGTCGCGCGCCATCGTTTTTCGCAGCGATATCTCGATCGCCGCCCGCGCGCAGCAGGAGTTTCCGCAGCATTTTCCGGCCTCGGGCTGGGTCGAGCACGAGCCGGAGGACATCTGGACCTCGACCGTGATGGTCTGCCGCGATGCGATCGAACAGGCCGGCATCACCGCGAAGGACATCGCCGCGATCGGCATCACCAACCAGCGCGAGACCACCGTGGTGTGGGACCGCGCCACCGGCCAGGCCGTGCACCGCGCCATCGTCTGGCAGGACCGCCGCACCGCCGACATTTGCGCAAAACTGAAAGCCGACGGCCACGAGCCGGTGATCTCGGAAAAAACCGGCCTGATCATCGATCCCTATTTCTCCGGCACCAAGGTCGCCTGGATCCTCGATCACGTCCCCGGCGCGCGGGGGCGCGCCGCGCGCGGCGAGCTGATGTTCGGCACCGTCGATTGCTACCTGCTCTGGCGCCTCACCGGCGGCAAGGTGCACGCCACCGACGCCACCAACGCCTCGCGCACGCTGCTGTTCAACATCCACACCGGCCAGTGGGACGACCAGCTGCTGGAGATCATCGGCGTGCCGCGTTCGATGCTGCCTGAGGTGAAGGATTCCTCCGCCCATTTCGGCGAAAGCACGCCGGACCTGTTCGGCGGCGCCATCGCCATTTCAGGCATCGCCGGCGACCAGCAGGCCGCGACCATCGGCCAGGCCTGCTTCCGCCCGGGCATGATGAAGTCGACCTACGGCACCGGCTGCTTCGCGCTGCTCAACACCGGCACCACGCCGGTCGTGTCGAAGAACAAGCTGCTCACCACCATCGCCTATCAGCTCGACGGCAAACGCACCTACGCGCTCGAAGGCTCGATCTTCGTCGCGGGCAGCGCGGTGCAGTGGCTGCGCGACGGCCTCGGCATCATCAAGCACGCCGCCGAGACGGGCCCGCTCGCCGATCAGTCCGACTCCCTGCAGAGCGTCTATCTCGTCCCGGCCTTCGTCGGCATGGGCGCGCCTTACTGGAATCCGCGCGTGCGCGGCGCGCTGTTCGGCCTCACCCGCAACACCGGCCCGGCCGAGCTCGCCCACGCCGCGCTGGAGAGCGTCTGCTACCAGACGTTTGATCTGTGGGCCGCGATGCGCGCCGACTGGCCGAGTTCGGAAACCGCCAGCGTCGTGCTCCGCGTCGACGGCGGCATGACCGCGTCGGACTGGACCATGCAGCGCCTCGCTGATCTCCTCAATGCA harbors:
- the pimD gene encoding pimeloyl-CoA dehydrogenase small subunit, with the translated sequence MDFDLTEEQRLLKDSIDGLLTDSYDFESRKKYMKEKGGWSKAVWGKLAEQGLLGLPFTEADGGFGGGGVETMIVMEALGKALVLEPYLATVVIGGGFLRHAGTDAQKAAHVPGIIDGSKTLAFAQLEKNSRYDLFDVTTTAKKKGDGWVIDGEKFVVLNGENADTLVVTARTKGSRRDTSGIGVFLVPANAKGVTRKSYPTQDGLHAADITFTGVEVGSDAALGNPEDGLALIERVVDEARIALCAEAVGLMDESLKTTVEYIKTRKQFGVAIGSFQSLQHRASDMFVAAEQARSMSMFATMAGDFEDAKERSNAIAAAKVQIGKSLKFVGQQAIQLHGGIGMTMEAKIGHYFKRLTMIENSFGDTDYHQRRVADAGGLI
- a CDS encoding SDR family NAD(P)-dependent oxidoreductase, with protein sequence MKNTPFDLTGKVAIVTGSSRGIGRSSAELLAKLGAKVVVSSRKADACKEVADGINASGGDATVIPCNIARKAEVEALVAGTIKHYGKIDILVCNAAVNPYYGPLLDITDEAFDKIMGSNVKSNIWLSALTIPQMAERGNGSVVIISSIGGLRGSTVIGAYGISKAADFALCRSLAGEWGPKGVRVNCIAPGLVKTDFARALWEDEANLKRRTATTPLRRIGEPDEIAGAVAYLASDASSFMTGQTIVIDGGVTTAAV
- a CDS encoding endonuclease domain-containing protein, yielding MLWRALKELPIEGSHFRRQAPIGPYVVDFFCPAKSLIVELDGGHHNEDETAKRDGARQSWLENEGYRVIRFWNSEITADLTAVLERIYVELYGSREAEATPLKHRRT
- the glpK gene encoding glycerol kinase GlpK; translated protein: MSFVLAIDQGTTSSRAIVFRSDISIAARAQQEFPQHFPASGWVEHEPEDIWTSTVMVCRDAIEQAGITAKDIAAIGITNQRETTVVWDRATGQAVHRAIVWQDRRTADICAKLKADGHEPVISEKTGLIIDPYFSGTKVAWILDHVPGARGRAARGELMFGTVDCYLLWRLTGGKVHATDATNASRTLLFNIHTGQWDDQLLEIIGVPRSMLPEVKDSSAHFGESTPDLFGGAIAISGIAGDQQAATIGQACFRPGMMKSTYGTGCFALLNTGTTPVVSKNKLLTTIAYQLDGKRTYALEGSIFVAGSAVQWLRDGLGIIKHAAETGPLADQSDSLQSVYLVPAFVGMGAPYWNPRVRGALFGLTRNTGPAELAHAALESVCYQTFDLWAAMRADWPSSETASVVLRVDGGMTASDWTMQRLADLLNAPVDRPVIQETTALGAAYLAGLQAGVYPEPTKFADNWRLEHRFKPAMSQATRERKLAGWARAVKGVLASDEGEG